The genomic DNA ATCCCGATCCCGTGGATCGCGGTGATCCGCGCGAACGACCGGCCGAAGAAGCGCAAGGGTGAGCCGGACCGCTTCACGCGGCGCAAGCTCGACCGCCTCGCCCTCCAGGGGCACCCGATCACCACCGTCTCGGCACGCGGCGAGTAGGTGCGGCTCTCCCCCGCGCTGGCACCGCTGTGCCGCCGGCTCGGCCCCGCACTGGCCGCCGCCGGTTTCTCGGAATCGGCCGTCGCCGATCGCCTGGGCGACGCCTACGGATGCCTCTCCCGTGGCGAGCCCGGCCCCGTCGAGACCGTGGCGGCCGGCCGAGCGCCGCTGGACGTGCTCATTCGCCTGTTCCTCGCCGCCGCACCCGTCGAGCGCGCGCAGGTCGACGGTGCCCTCGCCCCCGTCACCGTCGACGAGGCGATCGACGCCGGGCTCCTCGAGCCCGCCCCGGACGATCCGTCCCGGGTCCGGGCCGCGCTGAGCCTGCGCCCCCTGGATCTGCCCGAGGGGCCGCAGTGGTTCCTCTCGGACCTCGACGGCCTGATGCGGCCGCACCCGCAACACCGCGAGCACGTCCTGGGCGTGGGGCACGCCTCGCAGTCGCTGCTGCGGGCGACGCCGCGGGAGCCCGTCGGTTCCGTCCTCGACCTGGGCACCGGCTGCGGCGTGCACGCCTGCGCCGCGACGCGGTTCGCCGACTCCGTGACCGCCACCGATGTGAGCGAGCGGGCCGCCGGATTCGCCGCGGCGTCGGCCGCGCTGAACGGCGTCGACGTGGACGTGGTGACCGGCGACTGGTTCGCTCCCGTCGCGGGGCGCCGTTTCGACCTGCTGCTGGCGAACCCGCCCTTCGTCGTGGGTGAGGGCCGCGTCGACCACACCTACCGCGACTCCGGACTCGATCTCGACGGCGCCTCCGAGCTGGTGGTGCGGGGCGCGCCCGAGCATCTCGCGGCGGGCGGCACGGCCGCGCTACTCGCGTCGTGGGTGCACCGCGACGACGAGACCTGGCAGGCGCGAGTCGCATCCTGGCTGCCCGCCGAGGGCATCGAGGCGTGGGTGCTGCAGCGCGACGTGGCCGATCCCGCGCTGTACGTGGGGACCTGGCTGCGCGACGAAGGGCTCGACCCCCGCGTCGGCGAGGGCCGCGCGAAGTCCGACCGATGGCTCGCGCACCTCGCCGACGCCGGCGTGACGGGCATCGGCTTCGGCTTCGTCTTCCTGCGGTCGACCGACGGGCCGTCCGAGGTGGTGTGCGAGGACCTGAGCCACCCCTTCGACGATCCACTGGGCGACGAGGTCCCGGCGCACTTCGCGCGGATGCGGTGGCTGCGCGATGCGGACCTGGACGCGGCCCGCCCGCTGCTGGGCGACGACGTCGCGCTCGAGCGGGTGTCGACGCCCGGCGAGGAGGGCTGGGGCGAGGTCGCCGTGCGCGTGACCCGGATGTCCGGCCCGCGCTGGGTGCACGAGCTCGACGACGCGGGTGCCCGCCTGCTCGCGGGGTGCCGCGGCGGACTCACCACCGAGGATCTCGCGCTGCTGCTCGAAGCGGCGACGGGCGAGGACGACCTCGTCGATCCGGCCCGCCGCCTGCTCGCCGACCTGTTCCGGCACGGATTCATAACCTTCCTCTAAGCAACTTCTCAGAACATCTCGCTGTTTCCGCAGGTCAGCGCATCGCGGGCCGGGAACTCTGCACGCCCGTCGTCCGTTGAACCAGATGTACCGGCGAACAGGAGGCAGCCACATGGCACACCGCGTCAACACCGCTAGCACCGCAGCCCGCCCCGCTGATCGGGTGCGGCCCCCGCTGACCGAGGCCGATCTCGACGCACAGAGTCCCGCCGCGGATCTGGTGCGCGTGTACCTGAACGGCATCGGCCGCACCGCCCTGCTGACCGCGGAGGACGAGGTCGAGCTGGCCAAGCGCATCGAGGCCGGGCTCTACGCCCAGCACCTGCTGGCCACCAAGAAGCGCATGGCGGCGTCGAAGAAGCGGGACCTCGCGTACATCGTCCGCGACGGCCAGGCCGCCCGGCAGCACCTGCTGGAGGCCAACCTGCGCCTCGTGGTCTCGCTCGCGAAGCGCTACACCGGCCGCGGCATGCCCCTGCTGGACCTGATCCAGGAGGGCAACCTCGGCCTGATCCGCGCGATGGAGAAGTTCGACTACGCCAAGGGATTCAAGTTCTCGACCTACGCCACGTGGTGGATCCGGCAGGCGATCACCCGCGGCATGGCGGATCAGTCCCGCACCATCCGGCTCCCCGTCCACCTCGTGGAGCAGGTGAACAAGCTCGCCCGCATCCGGCGCGAGCTGCACCAGCAGCTCGGCCGTGAGGCCACGGACGCCGAGCTCGCGGCGGAGTCGGGCATCCCGGCGGAGAAGATCGCGGACCTCATGGACCACTCGCGGGACCCGGTCAGCCTGGACATGCCCGTCGGGTCCGACGAGGAGGCGCCCCTCGGCGACTTCATCGAGGACTCGGAGGCCGCTTCGGCGGAGTCCGCCGTGATCTCGAGCCTGATGCACAGCGACGTGCGCTCCGTGCTCGCGACCCTCGACGAGCGCGAGCAGCAGGTCATCCGCCTGCGCTACGGCCTCGACGACGGCCAGCCCCGCACCCTGGACCAGATCGGCAAGCTCTTCGGGCTCTCCCGCGAGCGCGTGCGCCAGATCGAGCGTGAGGTCATGAGCAAGCTCCGCAACGGCGAGCGGGCCGACCGCCTGCGCGCGTACGCGAGCTGATCAGCCCCGATCCATCCCCGAAGGAAGCGCGTCGGCTCTCATAGCCGGCGCGGTTCCGCTTGTTGGGCCAGAACGTCGCTCGCATGCCCGATGCGGATCACGGCGGACAGCACGGAGGCGCCGTCGGTCGTGGCGAGGATCGGTTGGCAGTCGATGGAGGCGATCTCGGGCACCTCGTAGGCGAGGGCGGCGATCCGGGTCACCACGTCCGTCAGCGCGACACGGTCGACGCCGGACTCGCCGGCGAAGCCGTCGAGGAGCGGGGCGGAGCGCGTCGCGGTCACCAGGTCGGCCGCTGCGGCGTTGGTGAGCGGCAGCAATCGGTACGCGCGGTCCCCCAGGAGCTCGGGCACGGCTCCGCTGAGCCCGAAGGACAGCAGCGGGCCGATCCGCGGGTCGTTCTCGTAGCCCACCGCGCAGCCGATGCCCTTGTGCGCCATCCGCTGCACGTGCAGCGTCGACTCCCCCGTCGCCTCCGTCAGCTCCGCGAAGGCATCGGCGACGGCCTGCGGCCCCGTCAGGTCCAGGCGCACCGCCGCGAGGTCGGCACGCAGGCGCCAGCGCTCCCCCATGGCCTTCACCGCCACCGGGTAGCCCAGGCGGTCC from Tsukamurella paurometabola includes the following:
- a CDS encoding DUF7059 domain-containing protein; this encodes MRLSPALAPLCRRLGPALAAAGFSESAVADRLGDAYGCLSRGEPGPVETVAAGRAPLDVLIRLFLAAAPVERAQVDGALAPVTVDEAIDAGLLEPAPDDPSRVRAALSLRPLDLPEGPQWFLSDLDGLMRPHPQHREHVLGVGHASQSLLRATPREPVGSVLDLGTGCGVHACAATRFADSVTATDVSERAAGFAAASAALNGVDVDVVTGDWFAPVAGRRFDLLLANPPFVVGEGRVDHTYRDSGLDLDGASELVVRGAPEHLAAGGTAALLASWVHRDDETWQARVASWLPAEGIEAWVLQRDVADPALYVGTWLRDEGLDPRVGEGRAKSDRWLAHLADAGVTGIGFGFVFLRSTDGPSEVVCEDLSHPFDDPLGDEVPAHFARMRWLRDADLDAARPLLGDDVALERVSTPGEEGWGEVAVRVTRMSGPRWVHELDDAGARLLAGCRGGLTTEDLALLLEAATGEDDLVDPARRLLADLFRHGFITFL
- a CDS encoding sigma-70 family RNA polymerase sigma factor, whose amino-acid sequence is MAHRVNTASTAARPADRVRPPLTEADLDAQSPAADLVRVYLNGIGRTALLTAEDEVELAKRIEAGLYAQHLLATKKRMAASKKRDLAYIVRDGQAARQHLLEANLRLVVSLAKRYTGRGMPLLDLIQEGNLGLIRAMEKFDYAKGFKFSTYATWWIRQAITRGMADQSRTIRLPVHLVEQVNKLARIRRELHQQLGREATDAELAAESGIPAEKIADLMDHSRDPVSLDMPVGSDEEAPLGDFIEDSEAASAESAVISSLMHSDVRSVLATLDEREQQVIRLRYGLDDGQPRTLDQIGKLFGLSRERVRQIEREVMSKLRNGERADRLRAYAS